In Turicibacter sanguinis, a genomic segment contains:
- a CDS encoding uracil-DNA glycosylase family protein, translating to MKYNLKQFTNVIKVLPLKKKYTKEELLTPDFLIEQQGAVEIYYAPHNEYLNPQAKIFIVGITPGFEQMSRAISEARSCFEENLSLDEIQYRCKKAGRFSGSLRQNLIQFLNQLNLTDKLGITNASELFEEHDDLLHTISLIPYSVFVKGKNYTGHTPNLLKSPMLMSYVKDNFITELNKLDPVLIIPLGKSVEEVLLYLAQEGLINESHILKGFPHPSGANGHRFKQFNKNKESMMHQIDKYFSK from the coding sequence ATGAAATATAACCTAAAACAATTTACTAATGTAATTAAAGTTTTACCCCTAAAAAAGAAGTATACGAAAGAAGAGTTGTTAACGCCTGATTTTTTAATTGAACAACAGGGGGCTGTTGAAATCTATTATGCTCCTCATAATGAATATTTAAATCCTCAAGCAAAGATTTTTATTGTAGGAATTACACCTGGATTTGAACAGATGTCAAGGGCTATCTCTGAAGCTAGAAGCTGTTTTGAAGAAAATCTATCACTTGATGAAATTCAATATCGTTGTAAAAAAGCAGGTCGTTTTAGTGGGAGCCTACGTCAAAATTTAATTCAATTTCTTAATCAATTAAACTTAACTGATAAATTGGGGATAACTAACGCTTCTGAACTGTTTGAAGAGCATGATGATCTTCTTCATACAATATCGCTTATCCCTTATTCTGTATTTGTAAAAGGAAAAAATTATACAGGTCATACACCTAATCTATTAAAATCGCCTATGTTGATGTCCTATGTAAAAGATAACTTTATAACTGAATTAAATAAACTCGATCCTGTTTTAATTATTCCTCTTGGGAAAAGTGTTGAAGAAGTTCTACTTTATTTAGCACAAGAAGGTTTAATAAATGAATCGCACATCCTAAAGGGATTTCCACACCCTTCAGGAGCTAACGGTCACCGTTTTAAACAGTTTAATAAAAATAAAGAATCTATGATGCATCAAATTGATAAATACTTTTCTAAATAA
- a CDS encoding methylated-DNA--[protein]-cysteine S-methyltransferase, with product MSKFIGYYESPIGLIEIITDEHFLRELWFVDKIQETTVQPEILKKTLIQLDEYFKGERVKFELDCVLEGTEFQKSVWNALSEIPYGSLVSYKDVADSINNPKACRAVGNANNKNKIGIVIPCHRVIGANQSLTGYVGGLDRKQWLIDHERKHKK from the coding sequence ATGAGTAAATTTATTGGTTATTATGAGTCACCTATTGGCTTAATTGAAATAATAACAGATGAGCATTTTTTACGTGAATTGTGGTTTGTGGATAAGATTCAAGAGACAACAGTGCAACCTGAAATTCTTAAGAAAACTTTGATTCAACTTGATGAATATTTTAAAGGTGAGCGAGTGAAATTCGAGCTTGATTGTGTATTAGAGGGAACTGAATTTCAAAAGTCAGTTTGGAATGCTTTATCAGAGATTCCTTATGGGAGTTTGGTAAGCTACAAAGATGTTGCAGATTCAATTAATAACCCTAAAGCGTGTCGTGCTGTTGGAAATGCAAATAATAAGAATAAGATTGGAATTGTTATCCCCTGTCATCGAGTCATTGGTGCTAATCAATCTTTAACAGGCTATGTAGGGGGACTTGATCGAAAACAATGGCTTATTGACCATGAACGAAAACATAAAAAATAG